The nucleotide sequence GAGCAGTTCTTCGTGCCAGAGAATACGGCCGCGCTCTTGGACTCGATGACGGTGTAGTTTGCCGTGTCGAATGTGAGGCGCCACGTGACGTCGTCGATAATCTCAAACTTGGGAGGGTTGCCGGTAACGTTGTCGATGAAGACGATCGGCAGCTTGGGAGTGTAGTCCTTGTTGAAGTTCAGCTCCTCCCAGGCGAAGCGGACATCCTCCATGGTGAGGGGATAACCGTCCGACCACCGCATTCCGCGCCGCATTGTGAAGGTGTACACACGGCCGTCCGCGCTAAGGTCGAAGCCCTTGCAGATATGGACCACGGGGTTGATGCCGTCGCCGTACCGGCCGTAGCAGGAGGAGGACGACATTGTCTGGTCATTCAGCGCGACGGATATGACGCGCATGGTGCCGCCATAAGCGCCTATCTCATCGTCCGCCGGAATGACGAGCACGTCTTCTGGAACCGGGAGGCGCTGCTCGAGAGGCAGGATCTTGCCCTGCTTCACGAGCTCAGCAGACTGGGGAGACTCGTTGAATGACGTTGGGTGGGGGCCGTCCCAGGTGTAGTCCGGGTACTCACCGGGCTGAAGCCGCTTGGCGACGTAGTCGCCCTGCGGATTGACCAGCGGCGGCATGACCGGGTAGTCTGCGCCGATAGCCGCCTGGGGGACGCTGCCGCTGGGCAGGTTTGGCGAGCTTTGCCCGCCGGAGCACGCGACTGCTCCCATGATGCCGACGGCAGACACTACGCCCACCGCTAACTTAAGTGCTCGGGACCAGGACCACATTTGTCTCATCCTATGGGGGACATCCAGAGTGCCGCCGACTTGAACGCCATGGAACCTAGTATAACATCCAACGCCATGACAAGATACCTAGTTCTTCGAGGTATCGAACTTTTGCCCAAACGCAACTTGGGCCGGGGGCCGAATAGCGCTCGGTTTACTCCATTACCCTGATTGTCGCCGTCATGCTGGGGTGGAATTCGCAGTGGTAGTTGAAAGTGCCGACTCTGGTGAAGCTGACATCGCCTGAGAGGTCGTTTTCATGTATAGGGCCGGTGGTGAAGGACTCATCGTCCGCGGTTGCCGTATGGGGGAGCTCGTCGCGGTTTCGGAAAGCCACGACGGAACCAACCTTAACGTTGAGCGTGGGCAGGACGCTGTCGATAATCGTTGCGGTGATCTGTCCGGCCTGCGGAGTCGGGGGCGGGAGGTCGACGGTGTTGTCGCACCCGGCCGTCACAATAGCCAAAATCGCGAAAACAAGGAGGAGTAGCTTTCTCAACAAACGGCTCCTTGCGAGGACGGCGCAACCGTCTTTCCGTACGCGGTACGGACCTGCTGGATTTTCGGATTATATGGTTACGCCGATTAGGTGTCAAGACAACTATATGCCATTCAGTCTTGACGGAAGCCACGGGCCAATCTACAGTACTAGATACGTATATTTTCACCGGTCGAACAAGACCAGACCCAGGAGATCCAAGTGCCTTTCGCTGTAAATCGTGGCCTGAAGGGCCTTCTGATCGCGATGCTCGTCCTCGTGTTTGTCGCCGGGTGCCGCGATGAGGGTCCGGACATCGCCGCCATGCTCCAGGAGAACGGGTACTACGTGACAAACGCTTCCCAGCAGAACGTCGTGTACGTCGGCGCCCAGGCCGCCCAGGGGGCAGACGTGAACGGCAGCAGGGTGGTGATTTACAAGTTCGGCACAATAGGCGGCAGGCAAGAGGGCGAGAAAGCCGTAAGCCGGATTATCACCGCCGGCTCGGGGTTCTGGCCCATGAACGTGCTGACGACGACGGAGGCCTACTTCGGCAAGGACCGTTACCTGGTAGTATACGGTGAGCACCCTGACCGTGACAGGATAAGGCAGCTCCTGGACTTGAGGATAGACTAACTCCCTACCCTGCCTTGCGGGCAGAGTAGATGATGTTGAAGGGCACGCGGCAGAAGCGGTCGTACTCTTTGTCCCACATATCTCCCGTATAAGGGGCCTCGCGATGCGAGGCCCCTTTCGCTTCCCTGTCCACCGGGTACGGCTCGATTATGCGCTCCACGGCAAAGCCCGCGGCTGCCAGCGAGACGAACATCTCGTCGATCGTGTGGAAGAACGTGAGCCCGCGATGGCCTCCCTCTTCCGGGTACTCTTCCCAGACCTCCACGGGCGGGTTGAAGTAGTCAGTTACGAATAAGGCGCCCTCCTCCTCGTCCCACTCGAACGCCCCCAGCGGATGGACGGTAGAAACAACGAGCCTCCCGCCCGGGCGGAGGACCCGACTGCACTCCCGCAGGCAGCCCGGCAGGTCCGGCAAGTACTCCCAGCCGTTGGCGGAGAGGACTATGTCGAACTGCGAATCCCGGAACATGGAGAGCTTCTCCATGTCGCCGCGAAGGAGGTGGACGGAGACGCGCTCTCGCTTGCAGAGGTCCCGCGCGAAGGAGACCTGGCCGGGGGAGATATCCATGGCGACGACGCTGCGCGCGCCCCATTTGGCCAGTACAACGGCGTTCTGGGCGGCGCCGCAGGCCAGCTCCAGCGCGTCCATGCCCGCCACGTCGCCGAGCAGGCGGTACTCTCGCTCCCCGGGGATGAGAGGGCCGTAGTGGATGTCTTCGAGGGAGATGCGGGCGCGGGACTGGTAAGGGCCGGACATGTGGTCCCAGCCGGTTTGTACAGCCTTCTTGATCTGGTCGTGGGACATGCGGTGTTTGTGGTGCCCCCAACGGAATTCGAATCCGTGTTGACGGCTTGAAAGGCCGTTGTCCTGGTCCACTAGACGATGGGGGCGAGAGGTGTGACGCTCTATTCTAACCCGTAGCTACGGAATCGGCAATCGCGAACAAAAGGGACCCCGAGCTCGGGGTCCCTTTTGTTCAGTCAAATGCCGCCGGCCTTCTACCGCCTGGTGCCCTGGAACATATCCTCGTATATCCGCTGGTCGTAGCACTGGTCCAGGTTCTTGTCGCCCTGGCGCAGGAGCCACTGCAAGCAGTTTTGCGGGCTGAGGTACCTGATGGTGGGCTGTTCCACTTTGAACTGGACCAGGTACCAGTTCGGGTGCTCGTAGTGGTAGCGGAACATGAAAGGCACCGGCAGGGGCTCCGTTGGGAAGTAACCTTCCATAACGAAGACATCGTCAATGGCGACGCCTTCCTGTCCTTCGACGCCGCCGGTGAAGCCGATGGTTGTTTCAGATATCGTGGGGTTGTAAAGCAGCACCGGCTCGAGCTCTTCGATACCTGTAAGGTCGGGCGCCGCCTCGATGTATTCCTTGTAAGACTGGGTAAACCGTTCAGCATTGATGCCGATTGTAAGGGCTCGGGACATCGTTGCATGAAACTCCGTGAAGTCGCCGCTCTCAACGGCTAGACGAAAGTCTTTGATCGTTTCCTGGGACATGGCGACCATCTCTTCGATGTACGGGAGCTGCTGGAACCAGGCGCCCGCGCCGACGTCCAGGCGGTTACTGTCTGTGAAAGACCATACCTTCCACTGCCCGCCTTCTTTTACCATGCGAGCTGTGAACGGGACGTCGGTGCCGCCCAGGTCCGTCACCTCGCCGCGGATGCGTGAGATGTAGTCCTGCTCCAGCGTGCGGTCCCTCCACGGGTCCATCTGGAAGGTAAGCGGCAGGCCGATAAGCTCAAGCGTTCGCTCAAACTGTGGGTACGTTTGCGAGGCACGGAAGTCGGCCGAGGTACCGGCGTACGCCTCATCGAGGCGGCGCTCGGCGAGCTTCAGTAGAAACTCGTTCGCGGCGTCGGCAGAGGTCTTCGTATCGACGGCGACCCATCCAAACAGGCCCGTCGTGCACGCGCTCACGAAAGCGACGATGCCGATGATAATCCTTAGTATCAGTTTCTTCAACGAGATCTTCATTTACCGGCAGTCTCCTGAATAGTTCAAAAATCGGTCACAAAAAGAGCGCTAAGGGTACAGGGCGAGCTGCCGGAGTCCTGCAGACTCCTCCAGGCCGAACATGAGGTTCATGTTCTGGACGGCCTGGCCGGCGGCGCCCTTCACAAGGTTGTCTATGCAGCTGATGACGATAAGCCGATTGGCGCGCGGGTCCAGCGTGGGGTACACCACGCAGGTGTTCGCGCCAAGGGTCTGCTTTGTCGCCGGCGGAGCGCCCGCCACCTGCACAAACCGCTCATTCTTATAGAACGAATTGTAGAGATCGCGGATATCGACCGCCGCCTTTTCACCCTGCCCCACTGAGCCGGGCCTGAGCTTTGCGTAGCACGTGGCAAGGATGCCGCGAGTCATTGGGACCAGGTGCGGCATGAAGGTGACATCCACCTTCGCGCCGGCGGAGACGGCCTGGAGGCCTTGCCTTATTTCCGGCATGTGGCGGTGGCCGTCCACGGAGTAGGCGCGGAAGTTCTCGTTAACCTCGGAAAAGAGGTAGCCGAGCTCGGCCTTTTGCCCAGCCCCTGAAACGCCGGACTTCGCGTCGATAATAACGTCCGGCTCGATGATCCCGGCCTTGATGGCCGGCGCGAGGGCCAGAATCGATGCCGTTGGGTAGCACCCCGGGTTGGCTACCAGAGCGGCTGAGGATATCTCCTTCCGGTTGAGTTCCGGCAGGCCGTAAACGGCCTCTTCCAGCCGCTCCGGGCAGGGGTGGTCCGCGTGGTACCACTCCTTGTATTCCTGCAGGCTCTTCAGGCGAAAGTCCGCGCTGATGTCAACCGCCTTCACGCCCTTGCCCAAGAACGACGCGATCTTCTGCGCGCTCGCCTGGTGAGGGAGGGCGGAGAAGACTACATCCACGCTACCGGTCACCTCTTCGGTGATCGTCATGTCAAGTCCTGCCAGGTGCGGAAGCACGTCAGAGAGGCGCTTGCCGGCCAGGCTACGGCCGGTGACGGAGGCGATGGTGGCTTCAGGGTGTCGGCTCAGGATACGCGCAAGCTCCATGCCGGCATAGCCTGTCACGTTTATGATTCCGACCTTGACCATTCAGACCTCCGGAGCCGTAGTGAGCAGTGGGCAGTCGGCAGTCGGCCAATCCGTGAGCCAGTGGCTGTCTCAGGCTCCTGCCTGGCTGACCGCCGACTGCTGACTGCCGCCTGCTATCTTTTTCCCTATTCCGCGGGCATTTGTTAAGTATAACGCGCAATCCGGCGCTCAACAAGATTGCGCGTGCGATTATTTGACAGGTAGAAGTTTCGCCTAGTGAAGAAAGAATGATGCACGTTGGGTGGAAAAGCAGGCCGTTGGCGATGGGGCCGTGGGCGAATGAATTCGCCGCTGTGGGCGCGTGGTCTGCTCCGCAGGCCACGTCGCCGGATGTCCGCCTTGGCGGACAATAAAGAACGCCTGGAGCATCGTACCGTCCGCGAAGGCGGATCCGCCGCGGCGGAGCGTCGTACATCGCTCCGCGATGTACGCGCGCCCAGCGGCGAATTCATTCGCCCACGGCCTCGCTCGAAGGGCAAACGTCGTTCAGGACGCACTTTTCGCAGCGGGGGCGCGGGGCCTTGCAGACCTGGCGGCCGTGGTTGATGAGAAGGAGGTGGAAGGCGAAGACATCCTCGGCGGGGACCATTGGCTCAAGGATGTCGTGCGCCTGGTCAGCGGTCACCCTGGGCCCGATGAGGCCGAGGCGCTTCGACACGCGGTAGATGTGCGTGTCCACCGGCATCGCGGGCATACCCAGCGAGAAGCAGAGGATGATTGCGGCCGTCTTGGGGCCGATTCCCTTGAGGCGCTTCAGCCATGCCTTGGCCTCCGGGAGCGGCATCTCACCAAGGAAGGAAAGGTCGAACGAGCCGACCTCCTGGCGGACCTGGTTGAGCACCTCTTTGATGCGCGGCGCTTTGACACGGAATAGGCCGGCTGAGCGGATGGCGTCTTCGATCTCGCTCACGGGCGCGTCCGCGACGGCGTCCAGGGCGCCGAAACGCCGCATCAGGTTGTGAAATGCGCGCTCAGAGTTGACATCCGATGTGTGTTGGGACAGGATGGTGTACACGAGCTCTGAGGCGGCGTCGTAGCGCGGCTCCCATGTGAAGGGGCCATAGACTTTGCCCAGGGCGGTCATTACCTCCGGGGCACTGGGGCCAACGCGCCGGTACTTTGGCCGTGGAGGGCCTTTACGGCGCGCGGGAGCGGCGGTTTTCGTCATATCTGGGCGGGACTTCCATAGCAACTTATCGCACGTTATGATAGTAACCGTGGCGGGGGAATTCCACAACGTCTCGTTCCAAAACAAACAGCAACGGGCGGATGACTGTGACACTGAAGGACTTGCTGCTGGAAATGAGCGACACCGAGAAGCCCGTGAAATATTCGGAGCTTCTCTTGCTTTCCGGGCTCACTCCTGAAGAGGTAGTGGAGTTCAGGGTGGCGTGGCCTGCTGTGCCACAGGACCGGAACATGGAGATCATGGGGAAGCTGATCGAGTTGTCGGAAGACAACCTGGAGCTCGACTTCTCCGCGATCTTCATGTCGTGCCTGGAGGACAAGGACCCAGGGGTGCGCGAGCGGGCCGCAAAGGGGTTGTGGGACTGCGACGACCGCTCGGTTATCCGCCCGCTGATCGGGCTGATGGTGGACGACCCCGCTTCAACCGTTCGGGCCGCCGCGTGCATGTCCCTGCGACGTTTTGCGACGCTCGCCCGGGAGGGCAAGCTAATGAGCCGCGACGCGCAAAGGATCAAGGACGCGCTCATGGCGGTCATCAACCGGCAGGGCGAGGATATCGAGGTCCGGCGAAGGGCTATTGAGGCCGTCGCGAGCTTCGACGTGCCGGAGATAGACGAGATCATCCGGGACGCGTACCACAGCGGGGACATCAAGCTCAAGCAGAGCTCCATTTACGCGATGGGACAGAGCGGCAACACCAAGTGGCTGCCGACGATACTGGACGAGATGCACCACGAGCTGCCGGAGATCCGCTATGAATGTGCCTGCGCGTTCGGGCTGATCGGTGAGGAGGCGACGGTCCCGCATCTCATCCGCCTCGTGCAGGACACGGACGCCCAGGTCCAGCTTGCATCCATCCAGTCGCTAGGCGAGATCGGCGGCCCGCTGGCCAAGCAGGCGCTCCTGCGGTGCGCCAAGCTGGGGGACGACACGCTGGAAGAGGCAGCCAAGACGGCTCTCAAAGAGCTGGAGTTCGACGACGACCCGCTGGGGTTCAGGTTCGATAGCCAGTGAAAGAAGGCAATTATGAATTATGAAGGATGAAGGATCGATCCGAAGGCCTTCACTTCATACTTCATAATTCATACTTCATAATTCCCCGAAGACTTTTGCGGCTGCGCCAAGAAGGCCGATGTCGTCGCCTAGGTCTGACTTCACGATGGGCACCGGGTGCGCGCTGTCCGCGATGGCGTGACGCTTCACCTGCTCCATTATCCCTGTTCTCAGCAGATCCAACGAGTTCGACATTCCCCCGCCGATTACGACGATGTCCGGGTCGAACGAGTTGATCACGACCGAGATACCGATACCCAGATAGTACGCGGCCTCATCTATCACCTGCTTTGCCAGAGCGTCTCCCGCCTCCGCCGCCGCTGCCACCGCCACAGCGTCGATCCGCGAGGCCGGTCCTTTGCCTGCCAGCGTTGAGGGCTCCCCGGCGATGATGCGCTTCTGGGCGCTGCGCGCCACGGCCGTGCCGCTAGCCAGTGCCTCCAGGCAGCCGGTGCGACCGCAAGGGCACTTTGGGCCGTTGGGCAGAACGACAATGTGGCCGAACTCCCCGGCAAACCCGCGCGAGCCTTCATACATCTCGCCGTTGATGATGATGCCGCCGCCTATCCCGGTGCTAACCGTCATATAGATGACGTTCCTGAGTCCCCTGCCCTGCCCGAAGTGGTGGACCGCCAGGGCGGCCAGGTTGGCGTCGTTGCCAATGATGATGCGCGCTCCGGGATACTCCCGTGTCAGCGCCTCCATAGGGGAGAACCCGTCCCAGTCCGGGAGGTTTGGCGGGTTGTAGAGCGTGCCGGTGGAAGGGTCGGTCGGGGACGCGACGGCAAGGCCGATGCCTGCGAACGAGCCGCCGGAATCGGCAGCCGTCTCCTTCAAGACCGCCATCAGGCGGTCGAGCATGCGGGTCCCTCCGGACTTCACGTCCGTCCTCGTCGCCCGCCGGGAGAGTATCTTCCCCTCGCGGTCCACGAGAGCCGCGCGCAGATTAGTCCCGCCGATATCGGCAACGAGAGCAGCATCCGCCATTTCGCCTCCTGATGACGGCCCGACCGTGTGCTATAATTCCCCCCACTTACTAATACAATACCCTATCTGGAGACTACCTGTGGCACTCTCTGCGGACACGGCTCGCGGAATTGCGATGGCAAAGAAGGCGCTCAGCAGCGAGACGTGGGCGCCGACGCCGCTCCTGCCGGCGAGCACTATCGGACGGCGGATTGGCGTGGAACTGTGGCTCAAGCACGAGCAGTGCTCCCCCATCGGCTCCTTCAAGCTCAGGGGCGGACTGGCGACGGTGGAGGCGCTGGCCGGGAAGATCGGAGCGAAGGGCGTGTATGTGCCTTCGGCAGGCAACTACG is from SAR202 cluster bacterium and encodes:
- a CDS encoding ROK family protein, which encodes MADAALVADIGGTNLRAALVDREGKILSRRATRTDVKSGGTRMLDRLMAVLKETAADSGGSFAGIGLAVASPTDPSTGTLYNPPNLPDWDGFSPMEALTREYPGARIIIGNDANLAALAVHHFGQGRGLRNVIYMTVSTGIGGGIIINGEMYEGSRGFAGEFGHIVVLPNGPKCPCGRTGCLEALASGTAVARSAQKRIIAGEPSTLAGKGPASRIDAVAVAAAAEAGDALAKQVIDEAAYYLGIGISVVINSFDPDIVVIGGGMSNSLDLLRTGIMEQVKRHAIADSAHPVPIVKSDLGDDIGLLGAAAKVFGEL
- a CDS encoding N-acetyl-gamma-glutamyl-phosphate reductase, which gives rise to MVKVGIINVTGYAGMELARILSRHPEATIASVTGRSLAGKRLSDVLPHLAGLDMTITEEVTGSVDVVFSALPHQASAQKIASFLGKGVKAVDISADFRLKSLQEYKEWYHADHPCPERLEEAVYGLPELNRKEISSAALVANPGCYPTASILALAPAIKAGIIEPDVIIDAKSGVSGAGQKAELGYLFSEVNENFRAYSVDGHRHMPEIRQGLQAVSAGAKVDVTFMPHLVPMTRGILATCYAKLRPGSVGQGEKAAVDIRDLYNSFYKNERFVQVAGAPPATKQTLGANTCVVYPTLDPRANRLIVISCIDNLVKGAAGQAVQNMNLMFGLEESAGLRQLALYP
- a CDS encoding class I SAM-dependent methyltransferase, which translates into the protein MSHDQIKKAVQTGWDHMSGPYQSRARISLEDIHYGPLIPGEREYRLLGDVAGMDALELACGAAQNAVVLAKWGARSVVAMDISPGQVSFARDLCKRERVSVHLLRGDMEKLSMFRDSQFDIVLSANGWEYLPDLPGCLRECSRVLRPGGRLVVSTVHPLGAFEWDEEEGALFVTDYFNPPVEVWEEYPEEGGHRGLTFFHTIDEMFVSLAAAGFAVERIIEPYPVDREAKGASHREAPYTGDMWDKEYDRFCRVPFNIIYSARKAG
- a CDS encoding endonuclease III — encoded protein: MTKTAAPARRKGPPRPKYRRVGPSAPEVMTALGKVYGPFTWEPRYDAASELVYTILSQHTSDVNSERAFHNLMRRFGALDAVADAPVSEIEDAIRSAGLFRVKAPRIKEVLNQVRQEVGSFDLSFLGEMPLPEAKAWLKRLKGIGPKTAAIILCFSLGMPAMPVDTHIYRVSKRLGLIGPRVTADQAHDILEPMVPAEDVFAFHLLLINHGRQVCKAPRPRCEKCVLNDVCPSSEAVGE
- a CDS encoding HEAT repeat domain-containing protein — encoded protein: MTVTLKDLLLEMSDTEKPVKYSELLLLSGLTPEEVVEFRVAWPAVPQDRNMEIMGKLIELSEDNLELDFSAIFMSCLEDKDPGVRERAAKGLWDCDDRSVIRPLIGLMVDDPASTVRAAACMSLRRFATLAREGKLMSRDAQRIKDALMAVINRQGEDIEVRRRAIEAVASFDVPEIDEIIRDAYHSGDIKLKQSSIYAMGQSGNTKWLPTILDEMHHELPEIRYECACAFGLIGEEATVPHLIRLVQDTDAQVQLASIQSLGEIGGPLAKQALLRCAKLGDDTLEEAAKTALKELEFDDDPLGFRFDSQ